A genomic window from Populus alba chromosome 19, ASM523922v2, whole genome shotgun sequence includes:
- the LOC118056943 gene encoding protein PHR1-LIKE 1 isoform X3, whose product MIRNPASQQASPLSSGNGSVGHLVSSSSRFTNDMSVSAVSPQGKQSRNSPFISQSLRDGGNFPPTHYSLSEGQSTAFVNHSDDNKDLSWPTDPLQEFINFVENVPVQNGQVESTAGVIASEDHAKRIDWQEWADQLISVDDELEPNWSEILNDVNMKDSKQKHQTAHSGEVCAVTNPLVAAPPTKSRMRWTPELHEAFVEAVNQLGGSERATPKGVLKQMNVEGLTIYHVKSHLQKYRTARYKPESSEGTSDKKLSPVEEMRSLDLKTSMEISEALRLQMEVQKQLHEQLEIQRNLQLRIEEQGRYLQEMFEKQKKMEGDRSKAPPPSQNDPSLQESKLEQSPANDKLEASDLDCVKTRFDTCNASALLEESSQSISRKQKAPEDRNCQVVDKNEEKTSLAPVKRPRTDETTALSADPASN is encoded by the exons ATGATTAGAAATCCAGCATCTCAGCAGGCATCACCATTGAGTTCTGGTAATGGGAGTGTTGGGCACTTGGTTTCATCATCGTCTAGATTTACAAATGATATGAGTGTTTCAGCAGTTTCACCACAAGGAAAGCAGTCTCGTAATTCTCCATTCATTTCTCAGTCACTAAGGGATGGAGGAAATTTTCCACCAACCCATTATTCTCTTTCAGAAGGGCAATCCACAGCATTCGTTAACCACTCTGATGACAACAAGGATCTCTCCTGGCCTACAGATCCACTTCAGGAATTCATTAATTTCGTTGAAAATGTCCCTGTCCAAAATGGTCAGGTGGAAAGCACTGCTGGTGTCATTGCATCGGAGGATCATGCTAAGAGAATAGACTGGCAAGAGTGGGCAGATCAGTTGATCTCTGTTGATGATGAACTGGAACCAAATTGGAGTGAAATTCTGAATGATGTCAACATGAAAGATTCCAAACAGAAG CATCAAACTGCTCATAGTGGAGAAGTATGTGCTGTTACTAATCCACTGGTGGCTGCACCACCAACAAAATCTCGAATGCGCTGGACACCAGAACTTCATGAGGCTTTTGTGGAAGCTGTCAATCAGCTTGGGGGTAGTGAAA GGGCTACTCCCAAGGGTGTCTTAAAGCAGATGAATGTTGAAGGCTTGACTATCTATCACGTCAAAAGCCACCTCCAG AAGTACAGAACAGCCAGATATAAACCAGAGTCATCTGAAG GAACTTCAGACAAAAAGTTGAGTCCCGTTGAAGAAATGAGATCTCTAGACTTGAAGAC GAGTATGGAGATCTCAGAAGCTTTGCGATTGCAAATGGAAGTCCAGAAGCAACTCCACGAACAACTTGAG ATCCAGAGAAATTTACAATTGAGGATTGAGGAACAGGGGAGGTATCTTCAAGAGATGtttgagaaacaaaaaaagatggagGGTGACAGGTCAAAGGCTCCTCCCCCCTCCCAAAACGACCCTTCCCTTCAAGAATCAAAGTTAGAGCAGTCACCTGCAAATGACAAATTAGAAGCCTCAGATCTGGACTGTGTCAAAACAAGGTTTGACACATGTAATGCGAGTGCTTTACTAGAAGAAAGCTCCCAGAGCATAAGCAGAAAGCAAAAGGCACCAGAGGACCGAAACTGTCAGGTTGTAGACAAAAACGAAGAGAAGACCAGTTTAGCACCAGTGAAACGACCAAGAACAGATGAAACAACAGCATTGTCAGCCGATCCTGCATCCAATTGA
- the LOC118056943 gene encoding protein PHR1-LIKE 1 isoform X1: protein MIRNPASQQASPLSSGNGSVGHLVSSSSRFTNDMSVSAVSPQGKQSRNSPFISQSLRDGGNFPPTHYSLSEGQSTAFVNHSDDNKDLSWPTDPLQEFINFVENVPVQNGQVESTAGVIASEDHAKRIDWQEWADQLISVDDELEPNWSEILNDVNMKDSKQKMSSPNNSVQQSLIHQHQTAHSGEVCAVTNPLVAAPPTKSRMRWTPELHEAFVEAVNQLGGSERATPKGVLKQMNVEGLTIYHVKSHLQKYRTARYKPESSEGTSDKKLSPVEEMRSLDLKTSMEISEALRLQMEVQKQLHEQLEIQRNLQLRIEEQGRYLQEMFEKQKKMEGDRSKAPPPSQNDPSLQESKLEQSPANDKLEASDLDCVKTRFDTCNASALLEESSQSISRKQKAPEDRNCQVVDKNEEKTSLAPVKRPRTDETTALSADPASN, encoded by the exons ATGATTAGAAATCCAGCATCTCAGCAGGCATCACCATTGAGTTCTGGTAATGGGAGTGTTGGGCACTTGGTTTCATCATCGTCTAGATTTACAAATGATATGAGTGTTTCAGCAGTTTCACCACAAGGAAAGCAGTCTCGTAATTCTCCATTCATTTCTCAGTCACTAAGGGATGGAGGAAATTTTCCACCAACCCATTATTCTCTTTCAGAAGGGCAATCCACAGCATTCGTTAACCACTCTGATGACAACAAGGATCTCTCCTGGCCTACAGATCCACTTCAGGAATTCATTAATTTCGTTGAAAATGTCCCTGTCCAAAATGGTCAGGTGGAAAGCACTGCTGGTGTCATTGCATCGGAGGATCATGCTAAGAGAATAGACTGGCAAGAGTGGGCAGATCAGTTGATCTCTGTTGATGATGAACTGGAACCAAATTGGAGTGAAATTCTGAATGATGTCAACATGAAAGATTCCAAACAGAAG ATGTCGTCTCCTAATAACTCAGTCCAACAATCCCTAATTCATCAGCATCAAACTGCTCATAGTGGAGAAGTATGTGCTGTTACTAATCCACTGGTGGCTGCACCACCAACAAAATCTCGAATGCGCTGGACACCAGAACTTCATGAGGCTTTTGTGGAAGCTGTCAATCAGCTTGGGGGTAGTGAAA GGGCTACTCCCAAGGGTGTCTTAAAGCAGATGAATGTTGAAGGCTTGACTATCTATCACGTCAAAAGCCACCTCCAG AAGTACAGAACAGCCAGATATAAACCAGAGTCATCTGAAG GAACTTCAGACAAAAAGTTGAGTCCCGTTGAAGAAATGAGATCTCTAGACTTGAAGAC GAGTATGGAGATCTCAGAAGCTTTGCGATTGCAAATGGAAGTCCAGAAGCAACTCCACGAACAACTTGAG ATCCAGAGAAATTTACAATTGAGGATTGAGGAACAGGGGAGGTATCTTCAAGAGATGtttgagaaacaaaaaaagatggagGGTGACAGGTCAAAGGCTCCTCCCCCCTCCCAAAACGACCCTTCCCTTCAAGAATCAAAGTTAGAGCAGTCACCTGCAAATGACAAATTAGAAGCCTCAGATCTGGACTGTGTCAAAACAAGGTTTGACACATGTAATGCGAGTGCTTTACTAGAAGAAAGCTCCCAGAGCATAAGCAGAAAGCAAAAGGCACCAGAGGACCGAAACTGTCAGGTTGTAGACAAAAACGAAGAGAAGACCAGTTTAGCACCAGTGAAACGACCAAGAACAGATGAAACAACAGCATTGTCAGCCGATCCTGCATCCAATTGA
- the LOC118056943 gene encoding protein PHR1-LIKE 1 isoform X2, whose protein sequence is MIRNPASQQASPLSSGNGSVGHLVSSSSRFTNDMSVSAVSPQGKQSRNSPFISQSLRDGGNFPPTHYSLSEGQSTAFVNHSDDNKDLSWPTDPLQEFINFVENVPVQNGQVESTAGVIASEDHAKRIDWQEWADQLISVDDELEPNWSEILNDVNMKDSKQKMSSPNNSVQQSLIHQHQTAHSGEVCAVTNPLVAAPPTKSRMRWTPELHEAFVEAVNQLGGSERATPKGVLKQMNVEGLTIYHVKSHLQKYRTARYKPESSEDKKLSPVEEMRSLDLKTSMEISEALRLQMEVQKQLHEQLEIQRNLQLRIEEQGRYLQEMFEKQKKMEGDRSKAPPPSQNDPSLQESKLEQSPANDKLEASDLDCVKTRFDTCNASALLEESSQSISRKQKAPEDRNCQVVDKNEEKTSLAPVKRPRTDETTALSADPASN, encoded by the exons ATGATTAGAAATCCAGCATCTCAGCAGGCATCACCATTGAGTTCTGGTAATGGGAGTGTTGGGCACTTGGTTTCATCATCGTCTAGATTTACAAATGATATGAGTGTTTCAGCAGTTTCACCACAAGGAAAGCAGTCTCGTAATTCTCCATTCATTTCTCAGTCACTAAGGGATGGAGGAAATTTTCCACCAACCCATTATTCTCTTTCAGAAGGGCAATCCACAGCATTCGTTAACCACTCTGATGACAACAAGGATCTCTCCTGGCCTACAGATCCACTTCAGGAATTCATTAATTTCGTTGAAAATGTCCCTGTCCAAAATGGTCAGGTGGAAAGCACTGCTGGTGTCATTGCATCGGAGGATCATGCTAAGAGAATAGACTGGCAAGAGTGGGCAGATCAGTTGATCTCTGTTGATGATGAACTGGAACCAAATTGGAGTGAAATTCTGAATGATGTCAACATGAAAGATTCCAAACAGAAG ATGTCGTCTCCTAATAACTCAGTCCAACAATCCCTAATTCATCAGCATCAAACTGCTCATAGTGGAGAAGTATGTGCTGTTACTAATCCACTGGTGGCTGCACCACCAACAAAATCTCGAATGCGCTGGACACCAGAACTTCATGAGGCTTTTGTGGAAGCTGTCAATCAGCTTGGGGGTAGTGAAA GGGCTACTCCCAAGGGTGTCTTAAAGCAGATGAATGTTGAAGGCTTGACTATCTATCACGTCAAAAGCCACCTCCAG AAGTACAGAACAGCCAGATATAAACCAGAGTCATCTGAAG ACAAAAAGTTGAGTCCCGTTGAAGAAATGAGATCTCTAGACTTGAAGAC GAGTATGGAGATCTCAGAAGCTTTGCGATTGCAAATGGAAGTCCAGAAGCAACTCCACGAACAACTTGAG ATCCAGAGAAATTTACAATTGAGGATTGAGGAACAGGGGAGGTATCTTCAAGAGATGtttgagaaacaaaaaaagatggagGGTGACAGGTCAAAGGCTCCTCCCCCCTCCCAAAACGACCCTTCCCTTCAAGAATCAAAGTTAGAGCAGTCACCTGCAAATGACAAATTAGAAGCCTCAGATCTGGACTGTGTCAAAACAAGGTTTGACACATGTAATGCGAGTGCTTTACTAGAAGAAAGCTCCCAGAGCATAAGCAGAAAGCAAAAGGCACCAGAGGACCGAAACTGTCAGGTTGTAGACAAAAACGAAGAGAAGACCAGTTTAGCACCAGTGAAACGACCAAGAACAGATGAAACAACAGCATTGTCAGCCGATCCTGCATCCAATTGA